From Chlorocebus sabaeus isolate Y175 chromosome 15, mChlSab1.0.hap1, whole genome shotgun sequence, the proteins below share one genomic window:
- the TMEM207 gene encoding transmembrane protein 207 yields MSRSRLFSVTSVISTIGILCLPLFQLVLSDLPCEEDEMCVNYNDQHPKGWYIWILLLVLVAALLCGAVVLCLQCWLRRPRIDSHRRTMAVFAVGDLDSIYGTEAAVSPPVGIHLQTQAPDLYRVPAPCFGTLGSPPPYEEILKTS; encoded by the exons ATGTCAAGATCCAGACTTTTCAGTGTCACTTCAGTGATCTCAACAATAGGGATCTTGTGTTTGCCACTATTCCAG TTGGTGCTCTCGGACCTACCATGTGAAGAAGATGAAAT GTGTGTAAATTATAATGATCAACACCCTAAAGGCTGGTATATCTG GATCCTGCTGCTGGTTTTGGTGGCAGCTCTTCTCTGTGGAGCAGTGGTTCTCTGCCTCCAGTGCTGGCTGAGGAGACCCCGAATTGATTCTCACAGGCGCACCATGGCCGTTTTTGCTGTTGGAGACTTGGACTCCATTTATG GGACAGAAGCAGCTGTGAGTCCACCTGTTGGAATTCACCTTCAAACTCAAGCCCCTGACCTATATCGTGTTCCTGCTCCATGTTTTGGCACGTTAGGCTCCCCACCTCCATATGAAGAAATTCTAAAAACAAGCTGA